The Cytophagales bacterium DNA window ATTAGCAGAAAAAGAAGAAATCGAGATCAGGCTATATTCTGTTATCTATCATGCTATCGAAGAAGTGAAGGATGCAATAGAGGGTATGTTAATACCTGCTGTAGAAGAAGCAATTTCAGGAACCGCAGAAGTAAGAGAAGTTTTTAAAATTAATAAAGTTGGTACTATTGCGGGTTGTTATGTAACTGATGGGACGATCAGTAAAAATGTTGATATCAGGTTGATAAGAAATGGTATTGTAGCTTATTCCGGGCAGATCGATGCTTTGAAAAGATTTAAAGATGACATCAGTTCTGTGAAAACAGGGTATGAATGCGGTATTAGCATCAAAGACTTCAACGACATTAAAGTTGGAGATTTGATTGAAGGATTTGAAGAAAGAGAGGTAAAACGCTAATAATTCAACCGTATTACAACTGAATTAATTGCTTATCAGCTACAATATTAAAGGTAGCAGTCGCCATTGCCGTTGGTTGTGTTTCATTTTTTCTGTAAATATATCCATGGATCACGCAAATTTTCCTGCCCCGGAAAACAACCTTAGTCTGGATTATCAGGTTGTCGCCCAGTTCTATTGGCAGGAAATAATTCACCTTAAGCTCAACCGTTGAGCAGAAATCACTGTCATCCATCGTAGTAAACGCTGCTGCACCACAAGCAAAATCAAAAAATCCTGAAATAACTCCACCATGAACCCGTCCTGCCGGTGAAAGATGGTCTTTACGGATCTTTAAACTTCCTTCAACACTT harbors:
- a CDS encoding PaaI family thioesterase; amino-acid sequence: MSEKSIKSQLGLKHFHYPDKYGEWLGYKMLKFDRKKQSVEGSLKIRKDHLSPAGRVHGGVISGFFDFACGAAAFTTMDDSDFCSTVELKVNYFLPIELGDNLIIQTKVVFRGRKICVIHGYIYRKNETQPTAMATATFNIVADKQLIQL